A stretch of Methanoculleus sp. SDB DNA encodes these proteins:
- a CDS encoding Holliday junction resolvase has protein sequence MIEWIIILLLVLAVCVLFYKYSKIQGQIEQRAREIFESWRTQEREDIDKWKQNELERLSDEKGKIQFENWKTNEEKNIRSDAIMRSQSVTRGKVTECLIPFFPDFPYNPKDARFLGTPVDLIIFDGLSDSDDVKEVAFIEIKTGKTANLSKRERAVKECIKDGRVRYYTIHQSFDGNANQLLDMEVK, from the coding sequence ATGATTGAATGGATTATAATTCTTTTACTTGTCCTCGCCGTTTGCGTATTATTTTATAAGTATTCAAAGATTCAGGGCCAAATCGAACAGAGAGCGAGAGAAATATTCGAATCCTGGCGTACTCAGGAACGTGAAGACATCGATAAATGGAAACAAAATGAGCTTGAACGGCTCTCTGATGAAAAAGGGAAAATCCAGTTTGAAAACTGGAAAACAAATGAAGAAAAAAACATACGATCCGATGCAATAATGCGCAGTCAATCAGTTACCCGTGGAAAAGTCACGGAGTGCCTGATTCCTTTCTTCCCTGATTTTCCCTACAATCCGAAGGATGCACGGTTTTTAGGTACCCCTGTTGATCTCATTATCTTTGATGGGCTGTCGGATAGCGATGACGTAAAGGAAGTGGCATTTATAGAGATTAAAACAGGAAAGACCGCTAATTTAAGTAAACGAGAACGTGCGGTTAAAGAATGCATCAAAGACGGGCGTGTTCGGTATTATACGATCCACCAGTCATTTGATGGAAACGCCAATCAGCTCCTCGATATGGAAGTGAAATGA